ACGCCGGACTGGACGCTGACCGCTTCGGTGCTCAATGCCACCAAGTCCGAACTGCGCAGCTACCTGGGCAACGACACCGAGGCCCGTCTGCTGTCCAACATCTATGCCGGCCGCCAGCTGTACTTCGGCGTGAACTACAAGTTCTAAGCGTCACCCGCCCCCGCCTTCGGGGGGGGTAACGGTCCTCCACGGCAGCCGCGCTGGTACAGGTGGCTGCCGTTTTTTGTGGGCCTGGGGAAGCCGTCGCGGGATGCATTCGCCCCCGGTGTAGAGCCACCCCATGGGTGGCTGTCGCAACCTTCGGTGGCTGTCGCAGCCCTCGGTGGCTACACGCGGTGCCAGAACCGGGAGCAGCCACCCATGGGGTGGCTCTACCCGCCATGCGTCAGATCTGGTCCAGCGCGGCGCGCAGCGCGGTGACTTCTTCGGCGTCGGTAACGGTCCAATCCGGCGACAGGCCCACCAGGGCTGGGTTGTGGTGGCGCATCGCCGAACGCTGCGCCGCCTTGGCCGATGCGTGCAGTTCAACACACCCCGTGCGTGCGGCCACCGCGGCGATGTTGCGCGCGTTGAGCCCTGCGCCGGCCATCACGCCAATGCGCGCGTTCGACTGCGCCACCAGCGCCGCCACCCTCTCCGCGCCCGCTTCGGCACTGGCCTGGCCGCCCGAGGTCAGCACGCGCTGGCAGCCCAGCGCGATCACCTGCTCCAGCGCGGCGGGCAGGTCGCGTGCGGCGTCGAACGCGCGATGGAACGTTACCTGCAGGGGCCCGGCAGCCGACACCAGCGCCTGGCACAGCGCCGTGTCCACGTTGCCGTCGGCGTCCAGCGCGCCAATCACCACGCCATCGCAGCCCAGCTGCCGGCAGTGGGCGATATCGCGCAGCATGATCTCCGCCTCGAGCGGGCCGTAGTGGAAGTCGCCCGGGCGCGCGCGGATCAACACGAACAACGGGATGCGCAGGCGCTCGCGGGCCACGGCAATGCTGCCGTAAGACGGCGTGGTGCCGCCCTCGGCGAGGTTGTCGAACAGTTCAATGCGATCGGCGCCACCGGCCTGCGCGGCCAGCGCCGAGGCTACCGAATTGGAGGCGATTTCCAGCAGCCGACGCGCCATGCTCAGGTCTGCTCGCTGGTGTAGACCGATGCCGAATCACGCAGGTCGTCCTGGCGATCCTTGTCGCATACCGCGTAGACGAAGCCACGGTGCAACGCATACGCGCCGACCTGGCCCTGTTTGTCCAGCGCCAGGAAGCACACCTGCAGGGTTTTGCTGGCCTCGGGGCGCTTGCGCACCAACCGGGCGATCGCCTCGCGGCAGGCCTCGGCGGGCGACCGGCCCTGGCGCATCAGCTCCACCACCAGGAACGACGCGGCGTTGCGCATCATCTCTTCGCCCACTCCTGACGCGGTGGCGCCGCCCACCTCGTTGTCCACGTACAGGCCGGCGCCGATGATCGGGCTGTCACCCACCCGGCCGTGCAGCTTCCAGGCCATGCCGCTGGTGGTGCAGGC
This is a stretch of genomic DNA from Stenotrophomonas rhizophila. It encodes these proteins:
- a CDS encoding copper homeostasis protein CutC, with the protein product MARRLLEIASNSVASALAAQAGGADRIELFDNLAEGGTTPSYGSIAVARERLRIPLFVLIRARPGDFHYGPLEAEIMLRDIAHCRQLGCDGVVIGALDADGNVDTALCQALVSAAGPLQVTFHRAFDAARDLPAALEQVIALGCQRVLTSGGQASAEAGAERVAALVAQSNARIGVMAGAGLNARNIAAVAARTGCVELHASAKAAQRSAMRHHNPALVGLSPDWTVTDAEEVTALRAALDQI